One window from the genome of Amaranthus tricolor cultivar Red isolate AtriRed21 chromosome 9, ASM2621246v1, whole genome shotgun sequence encodes:
- the LOC130823811 gene encoding uncharacterized protein LOC130823811 — translation MGSIEEEELLQMVHDFMESSEPTISSPSLLSSNNFCNPHTTLKYDHFRRHFTLQEILMKKTREEKEIIEKVGKHMRKKLDLEKTSGLKQWLVQCLKFDGFCVSLCHTSWVTTPSCPCGSYEYIEIVEGGTQRVVVDIDFKSQFEVARPSESYIQLSSKLPKIFIGNEDKLKNIIYLVCSAAEESLREKGLHIPPWRRAPYMLSKWKLSNNSSNNHNKKYPNNNNNNNNNNNNNNNNINHNTNNNHININNNNNYPNYPSSSRLEKWAPKKVMMKGRRRELSGGESGLSNQFSNLGINCC, via the exons atgggTAGCATAGAGGAAGAAGAGCTATTACAAATGGTTCATGATTTCATGGAATCATCTGAACCAACAATCTCATCACCTTCTTTGTTATCGTCTAACAATTTTTGCAATCCTCATACTACCCTAAAATATGATCATTTTAGAAGGCACTTTACCCTACAA GagattttaatgaagaaaaCTAGAGAGGAGAAGGAGATCATTGAGAAAGTAGGGAAGCATATGAGAAAAAAATTGGATTTGGAGAAAACAAGTGGACTTAAGCAATGGCTTGTTCAATGCCTTAAGTTTGATGGGTTTTGTGTTTCTCTTTGTCATACTTCTTGGGTCACTACCCCTTCTTGTCCTTGTG gaaGCTATGAATATATTGAAATAGTGGAGGGAGGCACCCAAAGAGTAGTAGTGGACATTGATTTCAAGTCTCAATTTGAAGTAGCAAGGCCAAGTGAAAGCTACATACAACTCTCAAGCAAACTTCCAAAAATATTTATTGGAAATgaagacaaattaaaaaacattatttatcTTGTTTGTTCAGCTGCAGAAGAATCACTTAGAGAGAAAGGACTTCACATTCCTCCTTGGAGAAGGGCCCCTTATATGCTTTCCAAATGGAAGCTTTCAAATAATTCCtccaataatcataacaaaaaataccctaataataataataataataataataataataataataataataataatattaatcataatacaaataataatcatattaatattaataataacaataattatccTAATTATCCTTCTAGTTCTAGATTAGAGAAGTGGGCACCaaagaaagtgatgatgaaggGGAGAAGAAGAGAATTAAGTGGTGGGGAATCAGGATTGTCTAATCAATTTTCAAACTTGGGCATCAATTGTTGTTAG
- the LOC130823812 gene encoding uncharacterized protein LOC130823812 — translation MAPKSGKKRSLKERLKDSSRSSKGKAVAASSHAMEEDIQEEAHVAGALKRLPEQSPTMAPKSGEKRSLKQRLKGSSKSSKGKAVATSSHAMEEDVQEEAHVAEAPKRLPGQEIWFDADFNGVIFSSQEQFDKFQAFKKRGIQHTRYIFDGIIKKMGVWDAFAHLMITCGLKGWLDMWHMSFEAWTYEFLSSLKPGTVDGNDALFFRLENHSYSLTYPQFCKVFNFDEEPAPKEGASAERVYDLYPRISGQLVYPSANLYLADVQHPVLRLFLKFCRACLFAGTGPHLLRLAEIYLLCRALAPYDDTRFRLPLFLWDHLLTVASSKGTQPLCVGGHVTHLACFLGFADPSVHSPENYKLSKITATHLVNSKFIITKPFAWRLNPNRSNRTIPMPFEIKLPPLDPFRDSYLIEGEVPVYPRDEHAVSQRVRSYPQRGRPMLSPTVTPHSSTAEGSQGPELSFEEQILSRLSQLDINQCTLLANQKSMQTYMYSLGARVDKLSDDIERLSQPWYDFAYRSHMVPRTAVTPSWYERPQKTDMFDVDLSRGLGGLQIGDHRFTNAPRRKFDPTFSVHEGGSGNGEDDFQDDGNDEDNPHDVFNFPGDPGSFS, via the coding sequence ATGGCTCCTAAATCTGGGAAAAAGAGAAGTCTCAAAGAGAGGTTAAAGGATTCTTCTAGAAGTTCTAAAGGGAAAGCAGTTGCAGCTTCAAGCCATGCCATGGAAGAGGATATTCAAGAAGAGGCACATGTAGCTGGAGCTCTAAAACGACTTCCGGAGCAATCACCAACCATGGCTCCTAAATCTGGTGAAAAGAGAAGTCTCAAACAGAGGCTGAAGGGTTCTTCTAAAAGTTCTAAAGGGAAAGCAGTTGCAACTTCAAGCCATGCCATGGAAGAGGATGTTCAAGAAGAGGCGCATGTAGCTGAAGCTCCAAAACGTCTTCCGGGGCAGGAGATTTGGTTTGATGCTGATTTTAATGGGGTAATTTTCTCTTCCCAAGAACAATTTGATAAATTTCAAGCATTTAAAAAGCGAGGTATCCAACATACCCGTTACATTTTTGATGGCATTATAAAGAAAATGGGTGTGTGGGATGCCTTTGCTCATCTCATGATTACTTGTGGTCTTAAGGGTTGGTTAGATATGTGGCATATGTCTTTTGAGGCTTGGACTTATGAGTTCTTAAGCTCTCTTAAGCCGGGTACAGTAGATGGGAATGATGCTCTATTCTTTAGACTAGAGAATCACTCCTATTCACTCACTTACCCACAATTTTGCAAGGTCTTCAATTTTGATGAAGAGCCAGCCCCTAAGGAAGGCGCTTCAGCCGAGAGAGTTTATGATCTCTACCCGAGAATTTCAGGGCAACTAGTATATCCAAGTGCTAATCTGTATCTTGCAGATGTGCAACATCCGGTATTGCGCCTTTTCCTTAAGTTCTGCAGAGCTTGTTTATTTGCTGGGACGGGACCTCATTTACTCCGTCTAGCTGAGATTTATTTGTTGTGTCGGGCGCTGGCCCCTTATGATGATACCCGCTTCCGTCTTCCTTTGTTTTTGTGGGATCATCTTCTCACGGTTGCTTCCTCTAAGGGAACACAACCATTGTGTGTTGGGGGTCATGTGACCCACCTTGCATGTTTCCTTGGGTTTGCAGACCCTTCTGTACATTCCCCCGAGAATTATAAGCTAAGTAAAATCACTGCCACTCATCTTGTGAACTCCAAGTTCATTATCACTAAGCCATTCGCATGGCGATTGAACCCGAATCGATCTAACCGCACCATCCCCATGCCCTTTGAGATAAAGCTTCCCCCTCTAGATCCTTTTAGAGATTCATACCTTATTGAGGGTGAGGTTCCTGTCTACCCAAGAGACGAGCACGCTGTTTCTCAACGTGTGCGATCCTATCCCCAAAGAGGGAGACCTATGCTTTCTCCCACGGTTACACCCCATTCTTCCACTGCAGAAGGCTCTCAGGGGCCTGAGCTATCATTTGAGGAGCAGATACTGTCACGGTTAAGTCAACTAGACATTAACCAATGCACCTTGCTCGCTAACCAGAAGTCTATGCAAACCTATATGTATAGTCTAGGGGCAAGGGTGGACAAGCTAAGCGATGATATTGAACGACTTAGTCAACCTTGGTATGACTTTGCCTACCGTAGCCATATGGTGCCTCGTACAGCTGTAACCCCATCGTGGTACGAGAGGCCCCAAAAGACCGACATGTTTGACGTAGACTTGAGTCGGGGCCTTGGAGGGTTACAGATTGGTGATCATCGATTCACCAATGCTCCTAGGCGTAAGTTTGACCCAACTTTTTCTGTGCATGAAGGAGGAAGTGGTAATGGTGAGGATGACTTCCAAGATGATGGTAATGATGAGGATAACCCTCACGATGTCTTCAATTTCCCAGGAGATCCAGGTTCATTTTCTTAG